The genomic region CGGAAGTGGCTTTTGAAAAATAATTCGTCCCAAACGATCTATCACGTGTATTTTTATTGCGATTCATGTTTTGAATATAAAGAACTGTTATGAGGATTGAGGTCATGTTTTCTATTGAAATGTTTTGCCATGACTCTGAAAGGCGCGCGATCCGAGCGCGGCGCCTTTCGCAAGCGGAGAAATCGAAATGCAGGCAAATCGTCGTCATACCCCTCTTTTTCCCATCGCCGTCTTCTTGATAATTGCAGCGGCTTCCGCCCCGGTTTGGGGGACGAACTCCATCGACAAACTGCTTCCCAACAACGAGTCCCTCGAAATCCCCGTCAAGAAATCCTCCCTGGTGAAATTGAAAACGCCCGTGGATCGCGTTTCCATCGTCGCCCCGGAAATCGCCGACGTCAACATCGTCGATCCCAAGCAGATTCTAATCACCGCCGCTTCCGTGGGCGAAACCAGCCTGCTGCTCTGGACCAAAGACGGCCAAACCCGCGCCATCGACGTGAAAGTCGTATGGAACACCAAAGCGATACAGGACGCCATTCAAGCCATTCTGCCCGACGAAGCCATCGAAGTGGTTTCAATGGAAGGAGGCGCAGCGCTGAAGGGAGAAGCGCATTCCCTCGACGCCGCCGATCGCGCAATGGAAATCGCCCAATCCTACGTCCCCAAAGTCATCAATATGATGACGGTTCCCGGATTGCAGCAAGTGCTCTTGAAAGTGAAGATCGCCGAAGTAGCCAGTTCGTTCCGCGATGAAATGGGATTCAATTTTATTTATCACGGGGGTTCCATCCAAGGCGGATCGCTTTTAGGCGATCTGATTACGGGCGATATGACGCAAGGGGGAACTGTAGATATGAGCGATGTCGTAACGCTCTTCTTCGGCCTCCCCAACAGCGACGTCAAAGGATTTCTTCAGGCGCTGAAGTCGAAAGGCTGGATTCACATGTTGGCGCAGCCGAATCTCATCGCCCGCAGCGGCGAAACGGCCAACTTTTTAGCGGGGGGCGAGTTTCCCATTCCCGTCGTGCAGGGCGGCGCTTCCACCAATGCCGTCACGATCGAGTACAAGGAATTCGGCGTTCGCTTGCAATTCACGCCGACGGTAATGGACGCCGAATCGATCCATTTGGACATCTCGCCCGAAGTGAGCGATCTGGATTTTTCCACCGGCGTCAAAATGGGCGGTTTCATGGTACCCTCGCTCATCACGCGCCGGGCGCATACGGTGATCGATTTGAAGAATGGACAAACGTTCGCCATCGCCGGACTGATGAGCCAGAACAAACAAAAAAATACGCGGAAAGTACCGGGAGCGGGCGATATCCCCATATTAGGAGCCTTATTCAGCGGCAAAGAAATTTCGCAGAAAGAGACCGAGTTATTAATTATGGTCACTCCCCATCTAGTCGCGCCCTTGGAGAATGGGGAGACGATGGAAATGCCAACACCGCCCGAACTCGTTCCATCGTTAACCTTGCCCAAAGAAGAAGCGAAAAAAGAGAGCGAACCGGCGAACAAGAAGCCGCGTTCTCTTAATCATAAAGGAAGATGAAATTTTCGAGGCCATTTATCGAGGAGAGCAACAAACTCATGAAAACGCGCACACCAAACCAAAACGGCTCGGTTATAGTGCTGGCGACCATCTGCATGACGCTTATTATGATGGCCGCGGCCATGACCATAGACGTAGGATTGATGGCGGCGTCGAAAAGCCAATTGCAAAACGCCGCCGATTCCGCCGCCTTGGCGGGAGCTGCGCAACTGGTGGATGAAGGCGCATTGGCGGGAACGCCGGATCAGACGGACGACGTGATATCCGCCCGCAATTTCGCCCAGGAATTCGCTGGATACAATGAGGCGGCGAAAGTTGCTCTTCAACTCGACCGCAACGACGGCAATCTTGCCGATGGCGGCATCGTCGCTGGATATCTGCAAAATCCGCTCGACATGAACAGCCTTTTTCAGTCGGAGGGCGTCAGCCAAATCAATTCCATTAAAGTCTCAGCCAACCTCTCTCAGGACATCAACGGCCCCCTGGCGTTGTTGATGGGCGCCTTTGACGGTCCCGACTCCGTCGAAATCTCCACGCACGCCATCGCTACCATCGACGACCGCATCGCCGGATTCTCGCTCGGCGCGGGAGAGACGCTGCCCATGCTGCCCTTTGCGGCTTACGAAGGAACATGGAACGCCTCGACGGATGGCGTAAGCGATCAGGATAATTTCCGCGTCGTCGACGGCGTCGTATCTTCCGGTTCGGACGGCATTCCGGAAATTACGCTTTATCCGTACAAATATTATGTCGGCATCCCCGGAACCAGAGGCAACGTAGGTACGATCTTCGTCTCGGCGGTCATAGGAAGCACGTACGTCCAGAATCAAATCGCCAATGGCATGAACCAAGAGGATTTGGCCGCCATCGACGGACTAGAAATGACCGATGACGGTTCCGGCGATTACGCGAAATGGCTGCCGGGTGAGAATTGGATGTCGAGCAGCTGGCATACGGCGCTGCGCAACATCAAAGGGCAAGCTCGCATTATGCCCTTGTTCCGCTCCTTCAGTTC from Candidatus Omnitrophota bacterium harbors:
- a CDS encoding pilus assembly protein TadG-related protein, which translates into the protein MKTRTPNQNGSVIVLATICMTLIMMAAAMTIDVGLMAASKSQLQNAADSAALAGAAQLVDEGALAGTPDQTDDVISARNFAQEFAGYNEAAKVALQLDRNDGNLADGGIVAGYLQNPLDMNSLFQSEGVSQINSIKVSANLSQDINGPLALLMGAFDGPDSVEISTHAIATIDDRIAGFSLGAGETLPMLPFAAYEGTWNASTDGVSDQDNFRVVDGVVSSGSDGIPEITLYPYKYYVGIPGTRGNVGTIFVSAVIGSTYVQNQIANGMNQEDLAAIDGLEMTDDGSGDYAKWLPGENWMSSSWHTALRNIKGQARIMPLFRSFSSSPPIALANPDDVTLEEHLAKTAAGMEEICCAIQYYYETVKFEAVTVIESYWPSSDSSKRFIVQPAQMTTEKAIFNPDAPSSGLVYTLSLTR
- a CDS encoding type II and III secretion system protein family protein encodes the protein MQANRRHTPLFPIAVFLIIAAASAPVWGTNSIDKLLPNNESLEIPVKKSSLVKLKTPVDRVSIVAPEIADVNIVDPKQILITAASVGETSLLLWTKDGQTRAIDVKVVWNTKAIQDAIQAILPDEAIEVVSMEGGAALKGEAHSLDAADRAMEIAQSYVPKVINMMTVPGLQQVLLKVKIAEVASSFRDEMGFNFIYHGGSIQGGSLLGDLITGDMTQGGTVDMSDVVTLFFGLPNSDVKGFLQALKSKGWIHMLAQPNLIARSGETANFLAGGEFPIPVVQGGASTNAVTIEYKEFGVRLQFTPTVMDAESIHLDISPEVSDLDFSTGVKMGGFMVPSLITRRAHTVIDLKNGQTFAIAGLMSQNKQKNTRKVPGAGDIPILGALFSGKEISQKETELLIMVTPHLVAPLENGETMEMPTPPELVPSLTLPKEEAKKESEPANKKPRSLNHKGR